One window of Thermodesulfobacteriota bacterium genomic DNA carries:
- a CDS encoding aldehyde dehydrogenase family protein, with protein sequence MAKSQRKYGLFINGKEVDSVSGKTFIRENPATEEPLAEIAEAQKEDVEKAVKAAKHAFGKWSHVPPRERAKFISSLAEALDQHKEQIAMTNTLETGKPIRESRLVEVGNSVRTLEYYAGAASKLNGESMVVSDDQLTITLKEPVGVAAHIIPW encoded by the coding sequence ATGGCTAAGTCACAGAGAAAATACGGCCTTTTCATTAACGGCAAAGAAGTCGATTCGGTGAGCGGTAAGACATTTATCAGGGAGAATCCTGCAACTGAAGAACCCCTTGCCGAGATAGCCGAGGCACAGAAGGAAGATGTTGAGAAAGCTGTAAAGGCCGCAAAACATGCCTTTGGGAAATGGTCTCATGTACCTCCAAGGGAACGCGCAAAGTTTATCTCTAGCCTAGCAGAAGCGCTCGATCAGCATAAGGAACAGATAGCAATGACAAACACCCTGGAGACGGGAAAGCCCATTCGGGAAAGCCGTCTTGTAGAGGTCGGAAATTCCGTTAGAACGCTTGAGTATTATGCTGGAGCCGCCAGCAAACTGAACGGTGAAAGCATGGTGGTTTCAGATGATCAACTTACCATCACACTTAAGGAACCCGTAGGAGTTGCCGCTCACATTATTCCCTGGA
- a CDS encoding DUF3604 domain-containing protein, translated as MKSITKIMYCCSTIFMLLCLALIGAGCSETTERNEDREPCDSFDPLRQPFFGDTHIHTSFSFDAYVFSVRNYPNDAYKFAKGEAVPLPDALAMGGEPQMRLARLRRPLDFAAVTDHAELFGEMIICSRSSEDTPGHDTLLCEQMRSGKPDPRTVALEWAFNPLLRNFTARPLVFCGDEGVDCPGAVVSMWNEIQDAAEAHYDRTSACSFTTFVAYEYTAQPVFDNLHRNVIFRNSNVIRSPISNVTTGGPFPVVLWEKLREECLNSKKGCDVLTIPHNANLSGSGPEAPNGRMFPDPLTAAEAGERAFFEPLMEIIQHKGASECRFDRLARRGVQTIDELCTFEQVPKLNLNPALPDVQIDEFPTRNMIRNALKDGMALSSKFDGINPFKYGLVGSTDTHNGTPGDSLESDFQGHAGTDDAPLARMIDGIYRGPGGLAVVWAEENSRDSIFEAMRRKETYGTSGTRPIVRFFGGWEYENTPKELCDDPDRVEIGYGLGVPMGSDLPSREEGKNPRFLVAALKDPGYPAVLLGQRPIPGTPLQRIQIVKGWVDSDGKTHEQVVTVVGNEEISGNELNTNTCEPNLEAGFTELCTVWEDKNFDPALPAFYYARVLENPTCRWSTFACKAAGVDPLSKSEECLIQAGLANAKAVAEGVIDEGDTPFNNCCLNETNDPFLSRTLQERAWTSPIWYVPDG; from the coding sequence ATGAAATCAATTACCAAAATCATGTACTGTTGCTCGACAATTTTTATGCTTTTATGTTTGGCGTTAATTGGAGCGGGGTGTTCGGAAACTACCGAGAGAAATGAGGACCGAGAACCTTGTGACTCTTTCGATCCGCTCAGACAGCCCTTTTTTGGAGATACTCACATACATACTAGCTTTTCCTTTGACGCTTATGTTTTCTCGGTCCGCAACTATCCAAACGATGCTTACAAATTTGCGAAGGGCGAAGCTGTTCCACTACCTGATGCCTTAGCCATGGGTGGTGAACCCCAAATGCGGTTGGCCCGGCTTCGACGCCCCCTTGACTTTGCTGCTGTAACAGATCACGCCGAACTCTTTGGCGAGATGATAATTTGTAGCCGTTCTTCGGAAGACACGCCTGGACACGATACTCTGCTTTGTGAGCAGATGCGGTCTGGAAAACCCGATCCACGTACTGTTGCCCTCGAGTGGGCTTTCAACCCCCTTTTGAGGAATTTCACGGCGAGACCCCTTGTCTTTTGCGGCGATGAAGGTGTAGACTGTCCGGGGGCTGTTGTTTCAATGTGGAATGAAATTCAGGATGCCGCTGAGGCACATTACGATAGGACTTCCGCATGCAGTTTTACCACCTTTGTAGCATATGAGTACACGGCTCAACCGGTATTTGACAATCTCCACCGTAATGTAATCTTTCGAAATAGTAATGTAATTAGAAGTCCAATTTCTAACGTCACAACGGGTGGTCCGTTCCCAGTGGTACTGTGGGAAAAACTGAGAGAAGAATGTCTCAATTCTAAAAAAGGATGTGATGTCCTTACGATTCCACACAATGCCAACCTGTCTGGCAGCGGTCCTGAAGCTCCAAACGGTAGGATGTTTCCCGACCCTTTGACCGCCGCTGAAGCTGGCGAGCGCGCTTTTTTCGAGCCTCTAATGGAGATCATCCAGCATAAGGGAGCATCAGAGTGCCGCTTTGATCGTTTGGCCCGTCGAGGGGTTCAGACAATAGACGAACTTTGCACATTCGAACAGGTGCCGAAGTTAAACCTCAATCCTGCATTGCCTGACGTTCAGATCGATGAATTTCCTACGCGAAACATGATCCGCAACGCACTTAAAGATGGAATGGCCCTGTCCTCTAAATTTGATGGGATAAATCCATTCAAGTACGGACTGGTCGGCAGCACGGATACACATAACGGAACACCCGGGGACTCGCTTGAGTCCGACTTCCAAGGCCACGCGGGAACCGATGATGCCCCACTTGCACGAATGATTGACGGCATTTACCGTGGCCCAGGCGGGCTCGCAGTTGTCTGGGCCGAAGAAAACTCCAGAGACTCTATCTTCGAGGCAATGCGACGGAAGGAGACATACGGCACCAGTGGGACACGACCCATAGTAAGATTCTTTGGAGGCTGGGAATACGAGAATACTCCTAAAGAGCTGTGTGACGATCCAGATCGAGTTGAAATAGGATATGGGCTAGGTGTGCCCATGGGATCAGATCTGCCCAGTCGTGAGGAAGGGAAGAATCCGCGTTTTTTGGTTGCGGCCCTAAAAGACCCTGGCTATCCAGCTGTTCTTCTGGGGCAGCGGCCAATTCCTGGGACTCCTCTTCAGCGCATTCAGATTGTAAAGGGTTGGGTGGACAGCGATGGAAAAACCCATGAACAGGTCGTGACTGTGGTGGGCAACGAGGAAATTTCCGGCAATGAACTAAATACGAACACCTGCGAGCCTAACCTTGAAGCAGGATTTACTGAGCTGTGTACGGTGTGGGAGGATAAAAACTTCGATCCCGCCCTACCCGCCTTTTACTACGCTCGTGTGCTCGAGAATCCTACATGTAGGTGGAGCACATTTGCTTGCAAAGCAGCTGGCGTAGACCCCCTTTCTAAGTCTGAGGAATGTCTGATTCAGGCTGGATTGGCAAATGCAAAAGCAGTAGCAGAGGGGGTAATCGATGAGGGTGATACCCCGTTTAACAACTGCTGTCTGAACGAGACAAACGATCCCTTCCTGAGTCGAACGCTTCAGGAGCGCGCATGGACTTCACCAATATGGTACGTACCTGATGGCTAA
- a CDS encoding peptidyl-prolyl cis-trans isomerase produces the protein MANIMNLFSRAIRTPVFQFLFLGGLIFIVNVEWRSRTLNNTGNPYHQELVITAKKIDQLRSDLIAKSGLTPTPRELQSAIQEAIDEEILYRETLSLGLDRGSSAIRQRLIQIARFVAEDPDQDEDALYELSLKLGLNRSDLVVRRYLVTKMRLIAERVPMDEEVQIPTDAELEKFIHQNPEKYIFLSSVRFSHVYLSKDRRGMYAKADARRMLKELQSKGIDPMDASKQGDPFLLGQHNSWKSHKRLEQLFGPDFANSVMGLPIAEWSGPIQSSYGWHIVWLHGKQKDKLPTVDSVRNKVLNDLLQVRREKRLRETLSDLRAKYSIRVEYPKRDISSLSLKDSDD, from the coding sequence ATGGCTAATATTATGAATTTATTTTCTCGGGCAATTCGAACTCCGGTCTTCCAGTTTCTCTTCCTTGGCGGGCTCATTTTTATCGTGAATGTAGAGTGGAGGTCCAGAACTCTAAACAATACAGGCAATCCTTATCATCAAGAATTGGTGATTACAGCTAAAAAGATTGACCAACTCCGAAGCGACCTAATTGCAAAATCAGGTTTGACGCCTACACCTCGAGAGTTGCAATCAGCAATACAGGAGGCCATTGACGAAGAAATTCTCTATAGAGAGACCCTTTCGCTTGGGCTAGATCGGGGAAGTTCAGCGATACGACAACGACTCATTCAAATTGCTCGTTTCGTGGCTGAGGACCCTGATCAGGACGAAGATGCTCTATATGAGTTGTCACTTAAACTTGGATTAAATCGCAGTGACCTTGTAGTCCGCCGATATCTTGTAACTAAGATGCGTCTCATTGCCGAAAGAGTACCCATGGATGAGGAGGTGCAAATCCCTACCGATGCTGAACTAGAGAAATTTATCCATCAGAACCCCGAAAAATATATATTTCTCAGCAGCGTACGCTTTTCACATGTTTATTTGAGTAAGGATCGACGTGGTATGTATGCTAAAGCAGATGCGAGACGAATGTTGAAAGAACTGCAATCTAAAGGCATTGATCCTATGGATGCTTCAAAACAAGGTGATCCTTTCCTACTAGGTCAACACAATTCCTGGAAATCGCATAAAAGGTTAGAGCAACTCTTCGGTCCTGACTTTGCAAATTCTGTTATGGGGCTTCCCATTGCAGAGTGGTCCGGTCCAATTCAATCCAGTTATGGGTGGCACATTGTCTGGTTACACGGGAAGCAGAAGGATAAACTTCCGACGGTTGATTCCGTACGCAATAAAGTGCTTAATGATCTTCTCCAAGTGCGACGAGAAAAGAGATTACGGGAAACTCTGAGTGATTTGCGTGCTAAATATTCGATTCGAGTTGAGTACCCAAAGAGGGATATAAGTTCGCTATCGTTAAAGGACTCGGATGACTAG
- a CDS encoding HupE/UreJ family protein has product MTRIRLLCCLFIAFVLILITTYFRKAANAHPLAPSLLEITQVSQHHAKVKWKLPLQGVPRNTLRPQLPPHCVQSGVIEIQKIGTALIRQWEVYCHSPLVRSTINVSGIVESKANVILRIFLHDGRKLSMVLTSDKSSFVIPDRDSPLAVVWSYLNLGFEHILRGLDHLLFVLGLMLLVSNRRQLLLTITAFTVGHSITLSIAVLGIVKIPQAPVEALIALSIFILAVELTRDQKFSRTLMHRYPWAMALAFGLLHGLGFAGALSEIGLPAGEIPIALFSFNVGIEVGQLLFVVIILALQVLIKYADVPIPARTVLVPTYLIGTLSAFWFFERVSRIIG; this is encoded by the coding sequence ATGACTAGAATAAGGCTATTATGCTGTCTTTTTATTGCATTTGTGCTGATATTAATCACAACTTATTTTCGGAAAGCCGCAAATGCGCATCCGTTAGCCCCGTCATTACTTGAGATTACCCAGGTATCACAGCATCATGCAAAGGTTAAATGGAAGCTCCCTTTACAGGGGGTGCCGAGAAACACCCTACGTCCACAATTACCTCCTCATTGTGTTCAATCTGGGGTAATAGAAATTCAAAAAATAGGTACCGCCCTAATAAGACAGTGGGAAGTGTACTGTCATTCTCCCCTGGTACGAAGCACTATTAACGTAAGCGGTATAGTGGAAAGCAAGGCGAATGTCATTCTTCGAATCTTTCTTCACGACGGTCGAAAGTTAAGCATGGTGTTAACTTCAGATAAATCGTCATTTGTCATACCTGATCGTGACTCGCCACTTGCCGTGGTTTGGAGCTATCTCAACTTAGGCTTCGAGCACATCCTCAGAGGTCTAGATCATTTGCTCTTTGTACTTGGACTAATGTTACTCGTATCAAATAGACGTCAACTCCTATTGACCATCACGGCATTTACTGTTGGCCATAGTATAACCCTTTCAATTGCCGTGTTAGGAATTGTTAAAATTCCGCAAGCTCCTGTAGAGGCGTTGATAGCTTTAAGCATTTTTATTTTGGCTGTAGAACTTACTAGGGATCAGAAATTCTCTCGGACACTTATGCATAGATATCCATGGGCAATGGCATTGGCATTTGGGCTTCTTCATGGGCTGGGCTTTGCAGGAGCGTTGTCGGAGATTGGGTTACCTGCAGGTGAGATTCCGATTGCCCTTTTCTCGTTCAACGTGGGCATCGAAGTAGGGCAGCTTCTCTTCGTCGTAATCATCCTAGCACTTCAAGTACTAATAAAATATGCCGACGTACCTATACCGGCTAGAACTGTATTGGTGCCAACTTACTTAATCGGAACACTTTCAGCGTTTTGGTTTTTTGAACGCGTTTCAAGAATTATTGGCTAG
- a CDS encoding HD domain-containing protein, which translates to MIRKALLLKIFDAAYMHRWNDHLRPIEFIELDKQAHKMIIAYFLGKFEERTTDLSWIEIMEGGLFELLQRIVVTDLKPPIFYRIKGDPSKYKLLNDWVFKELEPFIAPLGPEFCRRFRDYFSGTEDDINRRILYAAHFYASKWEFDIIERADPNGYEIDMIREDLKLKEEKYHDLKGMEQLKKQKRYKDFIDLCGQLRFQTRWAHLHRIPKTSVLGHTLFVAILSYLFSLKIGACERRCFNNYFTGLFHDLPEVLTRDIISPVKRSIEGLSDLIKEYEKEQMENEVYGLIPKSFHSEIRMFTENEFENVVTVNGRRRRVDSQEIGMKYNHDKFNPRDGELIKALDDLAAFIEAYTAVQNGASSKELHKSIISNKEKYEGSYISGINFGEIYADFD; encoded by the coding sequence ATGATAAGAAAGGCTTTGCTTTTAAAGATATTTGATGCCGCCTACATGCACAGATGGAATGACCATCTCCGTCCCATAGAGTTCATAGAGTTGGACAAACAGGCTCATAAAATGATAATTGCATATTTTCTCGGTAAGTTTGAAGAGAGAACAACCGATTTGAGTTGGATTGAGATAATGGAGGGTGGATTATTTGAGCTTCTACAACGTATTGTAGTTACAGACCTGAAACCGCCTATTTTTTATAGGATAAAAGGGGATCCGAGTAAATATAAGCTGCTGAACGATTGGGTTTTTAAGGAGCTTGAGCCTTTTATAGCACCGTTAGGTCCGGAGTTTTGCAGGAGATTCAGGGATTATTTCTCCGGTACTGAAGATGATATAAATAGAAGGATTTTATATGCCGCCCATTTTTATGCTTCAAAGTGGGAGTTTGACATAATAGAGCGCGCTGATCCTAACGGTTATGAGATTGACATGATCAGAGAAGATTTGAAATTGAAAGAAGAGAAGTACCACGATTTGAAGGGCATGGAGCAGTTGAAAAAGCAAAAACGCTACAAAGATTTTATTGACTTGTGCGGACAACTAAGGTTCCAGACAAGGTGGGCACATCTTCACAGGATACCGAAGACTTCGGTATTAGGACATACGTTATTCGTAGCGATACTGTCTTACCTGTTTTCATTGAAAATAGGAGCATGTGAAAGGAGATGTTTCAATAATTACTTTACAGGATTATTTCATGATCTTCCGGAGGTTCTTACAAGAGATATAATATCGCCGGTGAAGAGATCAATAGAAGGTTTGAGTGATCTGATAAAAGAATACGAAAAGGAGCAGATGGAGAATGAGGTGTATGGATTGATTCCAAAGAGTTTTCATTCGGAAATCAGGATGTTTACGGAAAATGAATTCGAGAATGTTGTTACTGTAAATGGAAGAAGAAGGAGGGTTGATAGCCAGGAGATAGGCATGAAATATAATCACGATAAATTTAATCCTAGAGATGGAGAGCTAATTAAAGCGCTGGATGATCTTGCAGCTTTCATAGAGGCTTATACGGCGGTACAGAATGGTGCTAGCAGTAAGGAGCTACATAAATCAATAATTTCAAATAAGGAAAAATATGAAGGTTCTTATATTTCAGGTATCAACTTCGGCGAAATATATGCTGACTTTGACTAG
- a CDS encoding FAD-binding oxidoreductase has protein sequence MVTTHRKFWGWGVEEADISLQEKSDLAERMEKQFSLAGLEVTPPPRLEEVDLPKSRIEPPGSLSRIFSIEPFERAAHTYGKGFPDIVRAYQRDFSIAPDLVAFPETEQDIIAVIDWCSSEGIAAIPYGGGSSVVKGTEPDVGEGYKGVVTIDMKRLDKVLEVDSISRAANIQAGIYGPALENGLRPHGLTLRHFPQSFEYSTLGGWIATRSGGHFATLYTHIDDFVESLRIVTPTGIIETRRLPGSGAGPSPDRFFIGSEGAMGIITSAWMRLQHRPKFRENAALTFPDFLSASEAVRAISQAGLYPSNIRILDAGEAWFNGVADGSVAVMVLGFESADHTLDAWIKRALECCQDHGGTAPEREEDRSGMVNAWREAFIRMPYVWEALIAMGMITETYESAITWDRFPEFHETVMSEANRVMKKLSGGGFVSCRFTYAYPDGPAPYYSITAPGKKGSLLEMGQEIKSAISETFLKLGGTITHHHAVGRYHKEWYLRQRPESFGRVLESAKRVLDPAGILNPGVLVDPIL, from the coding sequence ATGGTTACCACGCATAGAAAATTCTGGGGATGGGGTGTAGAGGAGGCTGATATCAGTCTTCAAGAGAAGAGCGATTTGGCCGAGAGGATGGAAAAACAATTCTCTTTAGCTGGGCTAGAAGTGACACCACCTCCCAGGCTGGAGGAAGTTGATCTCCCCAAGTCAAGAATAGAACCGCCGGGCAGCCTTTCGCGTATATTTTCAATTGAACCATTCGAGCGTGCTGCACACACCTATGGTAAAGGATTCCCTGATATAGTGAGGGCCTATCAAAGGGATTTTTCAATAGCTCCGGACCTGGTGGCGTTTCCAGAAACTGAACAGGACATTATTGCTGTGATTGACTGGTGTTCGTCCGAGGGCATTGCAGCCATACCATACGGAGGCGGTTCAAGCGTGGTCAAGGGTACCGAACCCGATGTCGGAGAGGGTTATAAAGGTGTTGTAACAATCGATATGAAACGGCTCGATAAGGTACTAGAGGTGGACAGTATATCTCGAGCAGCCAATATACAGGCTGGCATCTACGGCCCGGCCCTGGAGAATGGACTTCGTCCCCATGGTTTGACACTGCGTCATTTCCCACAATCCTTTGAATACTCTACTCTCGGTGGCTGGATTGCAACACGTTCCGGCGGGCATTTTGCTACTCTCTACACACACATCGATGACTTTGTCGAAAGCCTCCGTATCGTTACCCCAACCGGAATTATTGAAACACGTCGCTTGCCAGGATCAGGGGCGGGGCCGAGCCCGGATAGATTTTTTATAGGATCAGAGGGTGCGATGGGAATAATCACATCTGCCTGGATGCGCCTTCAGCACCGTCCAAAGTTCCGTGAAAATGCCGCATTGACATTCCCTGATTTTCTTTCCGCTTCGGAGGCAGTGAGGGCAATTTCTCAAGCCGGACTTTATCCCTCGAATATTAGAATTCTTGACGCGGGTGAGGCCTGGTTTAATGGCGTTGCGGATGGGTCTGTTGCCGTTATGGTACTTGGATTTGAATCCGCTGACCATACCTTAGATGCATGGATAAAACGAGCCCTTGAATGTTGCCAGGATCATGGTGGTACCGCACCAGAACGAGAAGAGGATCGGTCTGGCATGGTCAATGCATGGCGGGAGGCATTTATTAGAATGCCCTATGTCTGGGAAGCTCTAATTGCAATGGGCATGATCACGGAGACTTACGAGAGCGCTATCACTTGGGATCGCTTTCCAGAGTTTCATGAAACGGTAATGAGTGAAGCAAATCGAGTAATGAAAAAGTTAAGTGGCGGCGGGTTTGTTTCTTGCCGGTTCACTTATGCATATCCGGATGGACCAGCTCCCTATTATTCGATAACAGCTCCTGGAAAGAAGGGCAGTCTATTGGAGATGGGTCAGGAAATAAAATCGGCCATATCAGAAACCTTTCTTAAACTGGGTGGAACTATTACTCATCATCACGCGGTCGGTCGTTATCATAAGGAATGGTATCTGCGCCAACGACCCGAGAGTTTTGGACGAGTTCTTGAATCAGCCAAGCGGGTGCTTGATCCTGCTGGAATACTTAACCCGGGGGTTCTCGTTGACCCTATACTATAG
- a CDS encoding alpha/beta fold hydrolase, with the protein MVGQTPSEIIFEMEKVKVIHYKPLKRKVSRVPLLVITPILSKPYILDLYPGLSFIEYLVNQGIDVYLVDFGIPDDSDTNLAFEDYVFRYIPSAIERVLETSSSKTMSLLGYCLGGVFTLLYATFNDSNPIKNIVLVASPVDFSKLDLHYYYWRNIDVDRLVDTFGNIPPELIIFSFNVIAGIKNPYRYLKKSKNFLQNIKDREYMKRELLINRWLIESIPFPAKAFKQLIKEFFYENALVKKRLRMAGKSADLSRIKCPILILSHSADVVAPPESARGLLQLISSHDKEIVEVSGGDAGHIDIIIGAEGPEVTWPKTASWLKDRSNQN; encoded by the coding sequence GTGGTAGGTCAGACTCCGTCCGAGATTATTTTCGAGATGGAAAAGGTTAAAGTAATTCACTACAAGCCTCTTAAAAGGAAGGTTAGCCGCGTACCTCTGCTGGTTATAACCCCAATTTTATCAAAACCTTACATACTTGATCTGTACCCGGGCTTGAGTTTTATTGAATACCTGGTTAATCAAGGGATTGACGTTTACCTGGTAGATTTTGGCATCCCTGACGACAGCGATACAAATTTGGCATTCGAAGATTATGTCTTCAGATACATACCATCTGCAATAGAAAGAGTTTTAGAAACTTCTTCGTCTAAGACAATGTCATTGTTGGGTTATTGTCTAGGAGGGGTTTTTACTCTGCTATATGCAACTTTTAATGACAGTAACCCGATTAAGAACATAGTGCTTGTAGCGAGTCCTGTTGATTTTTCAAAACTGGATCTGCATTACTATTATTGGAGAAATATTGACGTGGATCGATTAGTTGACACGTTCGGCAATATTCCCCCGGAGTTAATAATATTCAGTTTCAATGTCATCGCCGGTATTAAAAATCCTTATCGGTATTTAAAAAAATCAAAGAACTTCTTACAAAATATCAAAGACCGAGAATATATGAAAAGGGAATTACTAATCAACAGGTGGTTGATCGAATCGATCCCTTTCCCGGCTAAGGCCTTTAAGCAACTCATAAAAGAGTTTTTCTATGAAAATGCCCTGGTTAAAAAGAGGCTTCGAATGGCAGGGAAATCTGCGGATCTATCCAGAATAAAGTGTCCAATTCTAATTCTTTCCCATTCTGCAGATGTGGTAGCTCCGCCTGAGTCGGCAAGGGGTCTTCTGCAATTAATTTCAAGCCACGATAAAGAAATAGTTGAGGTTTCAGGAGGTGACGCTGGGCATATAGACATTATCATAGGAGCCGAGGGGCCAGAGGTTACCTGGCCAAAGACCGCATCATGGCTTAAGGATAGATCCAATCAGAATTAA
- the bioB gene encoding biotin synthase BioB, whose translation MTFEEARTLTDLTKSDVPDLLSLARKVTLKYRGDGVFLRSIISAQTGNCPEDCSFCSQSAHFDTEIQAHPLMAAERILKAAQQAERMGAMDFCIVISARGPTPRIFSKVLEVVDLLLRETNLKVGCSLGDLTEEQAFTLKDHGVWRYNHNLETCRSYFPNICTTHTYDDRLKTALLVQKAGMHLCCGGILGMGESMEQRLLLAFELRELNPTWVPINFLNPRPGTPFADRPMIHPFEAVKTISIFRLILPDKILMTAGGREVTLRDLQAMGLMAGANAMILGNYLTTPGRSPEEDLRMLDDLELPIRTDINN comes from the coding sequence ATAACATTTGAAGAGGCCCGTACACTAACTGACCTTACGAAATCAGACGTGCCCGACCTTCTTTCATTAGCAAGAAAAGTTACTCTCAAATATAGGGGTGACGGAGTGTTCTTGCGTTCCATAATAAGCGCGCAGACTGGTAATTGTCCTGAAGACTGTTCGTTCTGTTCTCAATCGGCGCATTTCGATACCGAGATTCAAGCACATCCGCTAATGGCAGCAGAGAGGATCTTAAAAGCTGCTCAGCAGGCCGAAAGAATGGGTGCGATGGATTTTTGCATCGTAATTAGTGCAAGGGGGCCAACGCCACGAATATTTAGTAAAGTTTTGGAAGTAGTTGATCTTTTGTTGAGAGAAACAAATCTCAAAGTCGGATGCTCCCTTGGGGATTTGACGGAGGAACAGGCATTTACACTTAAGGATCACGGTGTGTGGAGATACAACCACAATCTCGAAACCTGTAGGAGTTATTTTCCTAATATATGTACTACACATACATATGATGACAGGCTGAAAACGGCGTTACTTGTGCAAAAGGCCGGAATGCACCTTTGCTGTGGTGGCATTCTCGGTATGGGGGAGTCAATGGAACAGAGGTTGCTACTTGCGTTTGAACTGAGAGAATTAAATCCAACATGGGTTCCAATTAACTTTTTAAACCCAAGGCCTGGAACCCCCTTTGCTGATCGTCCAATGATACATCCCTTCGAAGCTGTTAAAACTATCTCGATTTTCAGGTTGATTCTTCCAGATAAGATTCTCATGACAGCCGGTGGAAGAGAAGTAACCCTCCGCGACTTACAGGCTATGGGTTTGATGGCAGGAGCAAATGCTATGATACTTGGAAATTACCTAACAACACCCGGTCGTTCTCCTGAAGAAGATTTGAGAATGTTGGATGATCTCGAACTTCCGATCAGAACAGATATCAACAATTAA